From one Bacteroides eggerthii genomic stretch:
- a CDS encoding DUF3823 domain-containing protein, with product MRKIYNLLVVIALVLSFSSCEKDNYDAPEAGVYGQIVDHNGKIFQTAMGQGSMKIQITELSYAGGDESVVVTNQNLNMRQDGSYSNSKLFAGTYRMLPLEGAFYPYDAEGETVELRNGKMTECNFTVTPYLELEWVDEPYVDENNFLCCSVKFKRIEKEGMTMPDVNNLQLYISHTQYCGTESDGNYTPGSVKITNDQEGTVINLKAKAPLKYSSSYWVRVGGCCNDTYKKYNFTDIKKIDVELK from the coding sequence ATGAGAAAGATATATAATTTGTTAGTAGTTATTGCATTAGTATTGAGCTTTTCGTCTTGTGAAAAGGATAATTATGATGCACCGGAAGCTGGCGTATATGGACAGATTGTTGACCACAATGGAAAGATCTTCCAAACTGCTATGGGGCAGGGTAGTATGAAAATACAGATTACAGAATTGAGTTATGCCGGTGGTGATGAGTCAGTGGTGGTAACTAATCAGAATCTGAACATGCGACAAGATGGTTCTTACTCTAATTCAAAGCTGTTTGCCGGAACCTATCGTATGCTTCCATTGGAAGGAGCTTTTTATCCTTATGATGCAGAGGGAGAAACGGTGGAACTTAGAAATGGTAAGATGACGGAATGTAACTTTACTGTCACCCCTTATCTGGAATTGGAGTGGGTAGATGAACCTTATGTGGATGAAAACAATTTCTTATGTTGTTCTGTGAAATTTAAGAGAATTGAAAAAGAAGGCATGACTATGCCTGATGTAAATAATCTTCAATTATATATTTCGCATACGCAATATTGTGGCACGGAATCAGATGGCAATTATACTCCAGGGTCCGTTAAGATTACCAATGATCAAGAAGGTACAGTTATCAACTTGAAAGCGAAGGCTCCTCTTAAATATTCCAGTTCTTATTGGGTAAGAGTTGGCGGTTGCTGTAATGATACTTATAAAAAGTATAATTTTACTGATATAAAAAAAATAGATGTAGAATTGAAATGA
- a CDS encoding RagB/SusD family nutrient uptake outer membrane protein: MRKLRNILMCAALSGMFAGCVDLDIPPKNILSGEDIYNEGGITAYMSGLYSQLPMEDFNMSNDGEYNGFFNWNCIIWDMISTGETVNRNNVGIYTPQKGYWSMGYKTIRQANELINNLPAYVGKLDGAESWIAEARFVRAYVYFAMVKRYGGVPILKEPQNMTGNEEELWVARSSHEECIDFILEDLDYAIEHLGKDKVAGRGNNKYVAAAFKSRVALYAGSVARYGKTYNYTGSETGKMLCGVPESRANDYFTQAYKASLIVEEGGYKLYQNNSDLEANFREIFMNADNSSESIFIRQYSKNDYVHSFDAVYCPPRMTTTYGDRYNVTLDWVELFDGLPLDPATGRLKTTDNNGNYIVYDDIKSLLDGSEPRLKGSILLPGHTYKGVELDIRSGIIKEEIDPATPIAKFIADDGQTTLNYTTNAWFKDNVLTTTENTKEQKPYETSTGVKLNKAGLDGPANGGSNSTLTGFHGCKWLNLNWTIADTQLHSSTQSWIDIRYAEILLNRAEAALELYQNGVTEIDGVNLQQDAFECINSIRSRAGADLLGSRAELSDVSREGIERGQGVNSFVYAPNEGLHIVRVERYKELAFEHKLYWDLRRWFTFDQQIYQYRRRMLSPFLFAKDATVNEAGNPVGKYIFDTRVCERANNSLTFATKNYYDKIPDNERKTNPLLEQNNQY; this comes from the coding sequence ATGAGAAAATTGAGAAATATATTGATGTGTGCTGCTTTAAGCGGCATGTTTGCCGGTTGTGTGGATTTGGATATTCCTCCTAAAAACATTCTTTCCGGAGAGGATATTTATAATGAAGGTGGCATTACTGCCTATATGTCCGGTTTGTACAGCCAGCTTCCAATGGAAGACTTTAACATGTCAAATGATGGTGAGTATAATGGTTTCTTTAATTGGAATTGCATTATTTGGGATATGATTAGTACCGGTGAAACGGTCAATCGTAATAATGTAGGTATTTATACTCCTCAAAAAGGATACTGGAGTATGGGATATAAAACCATTAGACAAGCCAATGAATTGATTAACAATCTTCCTGCTTATGTTGGAAAACTAGATGGTGCTGAATCATGGATTGCAGAAGCAAGGTTTGTTCGTGCCTATGTATATTTTGCCATGGTTAAGCGTTATGGTGGTGTTCCTATTTTGAAAGAGCCTCAGAATATGACTGGTAATGAGGAAGAATTGTGGGTAGCTCGTAGTAGCCACGAAGAATGTATTGATTTTATCCTGGAAGATTTGGATTATGCTATTGAACATCTAGGTAAAGATAAAGTAGCCGGACGTGGCAATAATAAATATGTAGCGGCTGCATTTAAATCACGTGTTGCCTTATATGCAGGTTCTGTTGCACGTTACGGGAAGACATATAATTATACAGGATCAGAGACGGGCAAAATGCTTTGTGGAGTACCGGAAAGTAGGGCAAATGATTATTTCACTCAAGCCTATAAAGCTTCTTTGATAGTGGAAGAAGGAGGATATAAATTGTATCAGAATAATTCGGATCTGGAAGCAAATTTTCGTGAGATTTTTATGAATGCAGACAATAGCAGTGAATCTATATTTATCCGTCAGTACAGTAAGAATGATTATGTACATAGCTTTGATGCTGTATATTGTCCGCCTCGTATGACTACCACATATGGTGATCGTTACAATGTAACGTTAGATTGGGTCGAATTGTTTGATGGTTTGCCTCTTGATCCTGCTACTGGTCGTCTGAAGACTACAGATAATAATGGTAATTATATAGTATATGATGATATTAAAAGTTTATTGGATGGTTCTGAACCGCGTTTGAAGGGATCTATATTATTACCTGGACATACGTACAAAGGTGTTGAATTGGATATCCGTTCTGGTATCATAAAAGAAGAGATAGATCCTGCAACCCCCATTGCTAAATTTATAGCAGATGACGGACAGACTACTCTTAATTATACGACAAATGCTTGGTTTAAAGATAATGTGTTGACAACAACGGAAAATACAAAAGAACAGAAACCTTATGAAACCTCTACCGGTGTAAAGCTAAATAAAGCAGGCTTGGATGGTCCGGCAAATGGTGGGTCTAACAGTACACTGACTGGTTTTCATGGTTGTAAATGGTTGAATTTGAATTGGACAATTGCTGATACACAATTGCATAGCTCTACGCAATCTTGGATTGATATTCGTTATGCAGAAATTTTATTGAATCGTGCTGAAGCAGCTTTGGAACTCTATCAGAATGGTGTTACTGAGATTGATGGTGTAAACTTGCAGCAAGATGCTTTTGAATGCATTAACAGTATACGTTCAAGAGCAGGTGCAGATTTGCTAGGTAGTCGAGCTGAATTGTCTGATGTGTCGCGTGAAGGAATAGAACGTGGACAGGGGGTTAATTCGTTTGTTTATGCTCCAAATGAAGGTTTACATATTGTTCGAGTAGAACGTTATAAAGAGTTGGCGTTTGAGCATAAGTTGTATTGGGATTTGCGTCGGTGGTTTACTTTTGATCAGCAAATCTATCAGTATCGTCGTAGAATGTTATCACCATTCTTGTTTGCTAAAGACGCAACAGTGAATGAGGCTGGCAACCCTGTTGGTAAGTATATTTTTGACACTCGAGTTTGTGAAAGAGCTAATAATTCTTTAACGTTTGCTACCAAAAATTATTATGATAAAATTCCTGATAATGAACGTAAGACGAATCCATTGCTTGAACAGAATAATCAGTATTAA
- a CDS encoding glycoside hydrolase family 2 protein produces the protein MKKLYLFLGAATCLLASASGYERSEWKNNFSNQKETLNIVGRGECSVTNGVFRSKGSYACFGNPEWKNYAVSFKARAPKDAEQVQIWAGFRANNRFDRYVVGIKGGLQDDLYLMRMGYMGTDEFLGVRPLGFHPVPGQWYKLKVEVCGSRIRVFVNDEKKPHMDIVDKNSNLAPSGPVTLGGGWIETEFDDLVVTSLEENALNDVAVSEYGKVVTPQEKESLRKQQRATYTAVKVGELKGSRTDISLDGNWLFMPEYELNNKENAVALGTDDKNWHVMSVPNFWNPIRIWLHGETMPSPTGHQPKGVSDTYYQQETARCEGYTFDYRKTNAAWYRQWIELPASVEGKTMTLTFDAVSKIAEIYINGELAGTHIGMYGEIQIDGSRLLKPGKNLLVVKVTGRVDGNSSEASSAAIDFFYSSVRESEQEGGKVTMKNDNILKDIAHGFYGADPAGIWQPVKLSITNPVKVKDVFIKPTLEGATFDLTVKNHDTKKKQFDLYTDIIDKETGATFYTALSLPKLVLKANEEKIFTYSVAGLKPRLWTPHHPNLYDFRFRLVAHKGVELDCMTETSGFRTFEVKEGLFFLNGNRYWLRGGNHIPFALAPNDLNLANTFMQLMKAGNMDVTRTHTTPWNKLWMRAADKNGIGVSFEGTWPWLMIHSTPLPDAKLIEMWKEEFLRLLKKYRNHPSLLFWTVNNEMKFYDNDNDLERAKEKYRVISDVVKEMRRIDPTRPICFDSNYQAKGKDEKFGTDFMNSIDDGDIDDMHGYYNWYDFSIFRFFNGEFQKRYKMPDRPLISQEMSTGYPNNETGHPTRSYQLIHQNPQSLIGYECYDFSDPKYFLTVQSFITGELAETLRRSNDQGSGILHFALLTWFRQVYDYQNIDPYPTYYALKRALQPVLVSAELWGRNLYGGDKLTTRIYVVNDREDGKDLKTSLLRWEIQDETGEKMAWGSEKVPEVKHYGRRYIEPNIQLPVNLPANKVNAKLVLKLTEDGIPVSENEYHLVLARKTWNISQISEDKEIVLLDKDGMKSKFDFLQIKYKTVSSVKELVDSKQKATLCIISGLKECTDEEKEMLRSYQFKGGRLLLLNSKEVAKNIYPEYITNWIIPTEGDIVNMERNDASVFDEIDVLELRYFNNNKREIPLACNATLKVNRNENLIELAGQMKIHAYIDGGKPEDRIRKIDSMRGLTLLQIKDGKGLATVSTMCTEKADTDPIAGRLLVNMINDLLK, from the coding sequence ATGAAGAAATTATATCTGTTTTTGGGGGCTGCCACTTGCCTTTTAGCATCAGCATCTGGTTATGAACGGTCTGAATGGAAGAATAACTTTTCTAATCAAAAAGAAACACTGAACATTGTGGGGCGAGGAGAGTGTTCTGTCACGAATGGTGTGTTTCGTTCAAAAGGTTCTTATGCTTGTTTTGGAAATCCGGAATGGAAAAATTATGCGGTGTCTTTCAAGGCGCGTGCTCCAAAAGATGCAGAACAGGTTCAAATTTGGGCTGGATTTCGTGCTAATAATCGTTTTGACCGTTATGTGGTTGGTATAAAAGGTGGATTACAGGATGACTTGTATTTGATGCGTATGGGATATATGGGCACAGATGAGTTTCTGGGTGTTCGCCCGCTAGGGTTCCATCCTGTGCCTGGTCAGTGGTATAAATTAAAGGTTGAAGTATGCGGAAGTCGTATTCGTGTTTTTGTAAATGACGAAAAAAAACCGCATATGGATATAGTAGATAAGAATAGTAATTTGGCTCCTTCTGGTCCTGTAACTTTAGGAGGTGGTTGGATTGAAACGGAATTCGATGATCTTGTAGTAACTTCATTAGAAGAAAACGCATTAAATGATGTAGCTGTCTCAGAGTATGGAAAAGTCGTTACACCTCAAGAGAAAGAGTCTCTGCGTAAGCAACAAAGGGCTACTTATACGGCTGTGAAAGTTGGCGAGCTCAAAGGTAGCCGTACAGATATTTCTTTGGATGGTAATTGGCTTTTTATGCCAGAGTATGAATTGAATAATAAAGAAAATGCTGTGGCACTAGGTACGGATGATAAAAATTGGCATGTTATGTCAGTACCAAATTTTTGGAATCCGATTCGTATCTGGTTACATGGCGAGACAATGCCATCACCAACAGGACATCAGCCTAAGGGAGTGTCTGACACATATTATCAGCAGGAAACGGCACGTTGCGAAGGTTATACTTTTGACTATAGAAAAACAAACGCAGCTTGGTATCGTCAGTGGATAGAATTACCTGCTAGTGTCGAAGGTAAAACTATGACGTTGACTTTTGATGCGGTATCAAAAATTGCTGAAATTTATATTAACGGAGAGTTAGCAGGAACCCATATTGGCATGTACGGTGAGATACAAATAGACGGTAGTCGTTTATTGAAACCTGGCAAAAATCTGCTTGTAGTGAAAGTAACGGGGCGTGTAGATGGCAATTCTTCTGAGGCAAGTAGTGCAGCTATTGATTTTTTCTATTCTTCCGTACGTGAAAGTGAGCAGGAAGGTGGAAAAGTAACAATGAAGAATGATAATATTCTGAAAGATATAGCACATGGGTTTTATGGTGCTGATCCTGCAGGTATATGGCAGCCAGTTAAGCTTTCTATTACTAATCCGGTAAAGGTAAAGGATGTCTTTATTAAGCCAACCTTGGAGGGAGCTACTTTTGATTTGACAGTGAAAAACCATGATACCAAAAAGAAACAGTTTGATCTTTATACAGATATTATAGATAAAGAAACAGGTGCAACATTTTATACAGCTCTTTCTTTGCCTAAATTAGTATTAAAGGCCAATGAGGAAAAGATATTCACTTATAGTGTGGCTGGTTTAAAACCACGTCTTTGGACTCCTCATCATCCTAATTTGTATGATTTCCGTTTCCGTTTGGTTGCTCATAAAGGAGTTGAACTGGATTGTATGACAGAGACTTCAGGCTTTCGTACTTTTGAAGTGAAAGAAGGGCTGTTTTTTCTAAATGGTAATCGCTATTGGTTACGTGGTGGTAATCATATACCATTTGCTTTAGCTCCAAATGACTTGAATTTGGCCAATACTTTTATGCAATTAATGAAGGCTGGTAATATGGATGTAACTCGCACACATACTACTCCATGGAATAAACTTTGGATGAGAGCAGCGGATAAAAATGGAATTGGTGTTAGTTTTGAAGGAACATGGCCTTGGCTGATGATTCATTCCACTCCTTTACCTGATGCTAAACTTATTGAGATGTGGAAGGAAGAATTTTTACGTCTGTTAAAGAAATATCGCAATCATCCGTCATTACTTTTCTGGACTGTAAACAATGAAATGAAGTTTTATGATAATGACAATGATTTGGAACGTGCAAAAGAAAAGTATCGTGTAATTTCAGATGTAGTGAAAGAAATGCGCCGTATAGATCCTACGCGTCCTATTTGTTTTGATTCCAATTATCAGGCTAAAGGTAAAGATGAAAAATTTGGTACTGACTTTATGAATAGCATAGATGATGGCGATATTGATGATATGCATGGATACTATAATTGGTATGATTTTTCTATATTCCGTTTCTTTAACGGTGAGTTTCAGAAGAGATATAAGATGCCGGATCGTCCGCTCATTAGCCAAGAAATGTCAACAGGGTATCCAAATAACGAGACAGGACATCCTACACGTTCTTATCAATTAATTCACCAGAATCCACAATCGTTAATTGGATATGAATGTTACGATTTCTCTGATCCTAAATATTTTCTTACAGTACAATCCTTTATAACAGGCGAATTGGCTGAGACACTTCGTCGTTCTAATGACCAGGGATCTGGAATTTTGCATTTTGCATTACTTACTTGGTTCCGTCAGGTATATGATTATCAAAATATAGATCCGTATCCTACATATTACGCTTTAAAACGTGCTTTGCAACCAGTCTTGGTTAGTGCAGAATTGTGGGGACGTAATCTTTATGGAGGTGATAAATTAACTACTCGCATTTATGTTGTAAATGATCGTGAAGATGGTAAAGATTTGAAAACTTCTTTGCTGCGTTGGGAGATTCAGGATGAGACAGGAGAGAAGATGGCTTGGGGTAGTGAAAAGGTTCCAGAGGTAAAGCATTATGGACGTCGCTATATTGAACCGAATATTCAATTGCCTGTTAATCTGCCAGCTAACAAGGTTAATGCTAAATTAGTATTGAAGTTGACAGAAGATGGTATACCAGTATCAGAAAATGAATATCATTTGGTATTAGCCCGTAAAACATGGAATATAAGCCAAATATCAGAAGATAAAGAAATCGTTTTATTGGATAAAGATGGAATGAAATCTAAATTTGATTTTTTACAGATTAAGTATAAAACAGTTTCCTCTGTGAAAGAATTGGTCGACTCTAAGCAAAAGGCTACTCTCTGCATTATTTCTGGTTTGAAGGAATGTACAGATGAAGAAAAAGAGATGCTTCGCTCTTATCAGTTCAAAGGAGGTCGGTTGCTTTTACTGAATAGTAAAGAAGTGGCCAAAAACATTTATCCAGAGTATATAACGAATTGGATTATTCCGACAGAAGGAGATATAGTGAATATGGAACGTAATGATGCTTCGGTATTTGATGAAATTGATGTGTTGGAGTTGAGATATTTTAACAATAATAAAAGAGAAATTCCATTAGCTTGTAATGCGACCTTAAAAGTAAACCGTAATGAGAACTTGATAGAATTGGCGGGACAGATGAAGATACATGCCTATATTGATGGTGGAAAACCGGAAGACCGTATTCGTAAAATTGATTCAATGAGAGGACTCACTTTGTTGCAAATAAAGGATGGAAAAGGATTAGCCACTGTTTCTACCATGTGTACGGAAAAAGCTGATACTGATCCTATTGCAGGCAGATTGTTGGTAAATATGATAAATGATTTATTAAAGTGA